From a single Apium graveolens cultivar Ventura chromosome 2, ASM990537v1, whole genome shotgun sequence genomic region:
- the LOC141689013 gene encoding uncharacterized protein LOC141689013, which produces METSKVKESTISLSYPMLARGNYMKLSLKMKLYMQAHGVWVAVEPKDPKKEVEETTDKLALAAIYQDRVKKARVQTLKAEFESLSMRDTEKLDDYSLKLNGLITNIRALGETIEEAYVVKKLPDRFQQRTKRKSRKPTTAYKEEWERKESGESKLLLTREEWIKRSGKGGNYNRNREGLRGVRDRTRVKCFNCHNYVHFTAECRKPERGKEQNQEANLTQLQDNEPALLLTECEKKGKIHY; this is translated from the exons ATGGAGACAAGCAAGGTGAAGGAGAGTACAATTAGTCTGAGCTATCCAATGTTGGCCAGAGGTAATTATATGAAATTATCTTTGAAGATGAAACTGTACATGCAAGCTCACGGTGTGTGGGTAGCTGTGGAACCCAAAGACCCGAAAAAAGAAGTCGAGGAGACGACAGATAAGCTTGCTTTGGCAGCAATTTATCAAG ATCGAGTAAAAAAAGCACGTGTTCAGACGCTGAAAGCTGAATTTGAATCTCTAAGCATGAGAGATACTGAGAAATTAGATGACTATAGCCTGAAATTAAATGGTCTCATCACTAATATTCGAGCCCTAGGAGAAACAATTGAGGAGGCATATGTGGTCAAAAAGTTGCCAGATCGGTTCCAACAAA GGACAAAACGAAAATCGAGAAAGCCAACTACTGCTTACAAAGAAGAATGGGAAAGGAAAGAAAGTGGTGAATCAAAATTACTACTAACAAGAGAGGAATGGATAAAAAGAAGTGGTAAAGGTGGAAACTATAATCGCAACAGAGAAGGTTTGCGTGGTGTAAGGGACAGGACCAGAGTAAAATGTTTCAACTGCCACAACTACGTACATTTTACTGCGGAGTGCCGGAAGCCTGAACGTGGAAAAGAACAAAATCAGGAGGCAAATTTGACACAACTACAGGACAATGAACCAGCTCTTTTGTTAACAGAGTGTGAGAAGAAAGGAAAAATACACTATTGA
- the LOC141689022 gene encoding secreted RxLR effector protein 161-like: MDPKETITKDEGGKPMNSTEYKSLVGGLRYLVHTRPDIAFSVGVVSRYMEMPTVMHLNAVKRILRYVKGTMGFGLVDLAGHIDDRKSTGGMVFYLNESLITWVSQKQRCVALSSCEAEFMAATAAACQAIWLQNLLGRVTDSRVDSVVLYIDNKFAIDLAKNPVFHGRSKHINIRYHLLENVWIVGKLS, from the exons ATGGATCCAAAGGAGACTATCACCAAGGACGAGGGAGGCAAGCCTATGAATTCGACTGAGTATAAGAGTTTAGTTGGAGGTTTACGCTACCTGGTACATACCCGACCAGACATAGCGTTTTCTGTTGGTGTGGTGAGTAGGTACATGGAAATGCCTACTGTGATGCACTTAAATGCAGTGAAGCGCATCCTTCGATATGTGAAAGGAACAATGGGTTTTGGTCTAGT TGATTTAGCAGGTCACATTGATGACAGGAAAAGCACAGGAGGAATGGTGTTTTACTTAAACGAAAGTCTGATTACCTGGGTGTCTCAGAAACAAAGGTGTGTGGCATTATCTTCTTGTGAAGCTGAATTTATGGCTGCTACAGCGGCAGCGTGTCAAGCCATTTGGTTACAAAATTTGTTGGGTCGGGTAACTGATAGTCGAGTTGATTCTGTGGTGCTTTACATAGACAATAAATTTGCTATAGATTTAGCGAAGAACCCGGTCTTTCATGGTCGAAGCAAACATATCAATATTCGTTATCATTTATTAGAGAATGTGTGGATCGTGGGGAAATTGTCATAA